One genomic segment of Flavobacteriales bacterium includes these proteins:
- a CDS encoding T9SS type A sorting domain-containing protein: protein MRSTQNIEEVRVYNSFGVEVYRSDMFDGTEAQLYLQDLSAGTYFIHCGQGNGIVGVEKLVLYR, encoded by the coding sequence TTGAGGTCGACTCAAAACATCGAAGAAGTGCGCGTCTATAACTCCTTTGGTGTAGAGGTCTATCGCAGCGATATGTTTGACGGTACGGAGGCTCAGCTTTACCTACAAGACCTATCTGCCGGGACCTACTTTATCCATTGTGGGCAGGGTAACGGAATAGTTGGTGTTGAAAAACTGGTTCTGTACCGATGA
- a CDS encoding sulfite exporter TauE/SafE family protein, protein MDLLVIAIVALLTSWLTLLSGFGLGTLLLPVFALFFEVEVAIALTAIVHVLNNLFKFGLLAKWVNRGVVLWFGVPGILGAFLGVRMLSRLSHLDSWFVSDTVVVDPLSAVIGVLMIFFALTELFPKMKQFSFKRNLLALGGIFSGFFGGLSGHQGALRSMFLIKAGLSKEVYIATGVAIALLIDFTRIPMYLMRMPRGMMHDHWAPVIIATGFAFFGALVGKRMMKKVTFRFVQILVGIMMIGIGFGLILGVF, encoded by the coding sequence TTGGACCTCCTCGTCATAGCCATCGTCGCACTATTGACCAGCTGGCTAACGCTACTCAGCGGTTTTGGGCTGGGAACGCTGCTGTTGCCGGTGTTTGCCCTATTTTTTGAGGTCGAGGTTGCCATTGCTCTTACGGCGATCGTACATGTGCTCAACAACCTGTTCAAATTCGGTTTATTGGCCAAATGGGTGAACCGCGGGGTAGTCCTTTGGTTTGGCGTTCCAGGTATACTCGGGGCCTTTCTGGGAGTGCGAATGCTTTCGCGTTTAAGTCATTTAGATTCGTGGTTTGTTTCGGATACCGTAGTTGTGGATCCTTTGAGCGCGGTGATCGGTGTGCTGATGATTTTCTTCGCATTGACCGAGTTATTTCCGAAAATGAAGCAATTCTCCTTCAAGCGCAACCTGCTTGCCTTAGGTGGAATTTTTTCTGGTTTCTTTGGCGGACTAAGCGGTCACCAAGGCGCATTGCGGAGCATGTTTTTGATCAAGGCCGGCCTCTCGAAAGAGGTCTATATTGCTACGGGAGTTGCCATTGCCTTGCTGATCGATTTTACCCGTATTCCCATGTATTTAATGCGGATGCCTCGCGGCATGATGCACGACCACTGGGCCCCGGTGATCATCGCGACCGGCTTTGCCTTTTTCGGGGCACTGGTCGGCAAGCGCATGATGAAGAAGGTCACCTTCCGATTCGTTCAGATTTTGGTGGGGATCATGATGATCGGTATCGGTTTTGGGCTCATATTGGGCGTTTTTTAA
- the bshC gene encoding bacillithiol biosynthesis cysteine-adding enzyme BshC codes for MSRFKLHKLPVEDTQAFSSLVIDYAKDDEKLRQFYGLRPDAEVFEKQMKAKSHFDSEHRYTLVKALTEQYGRLKNVQVDSDRVEKNVIALEHANTFTVTTGHQLNLFTGPLYFWYKIVHAINLARHLKNKYPEYDFVPVYWMATEDHDFDEINHINLFGGTPRWDRPDGGAVGRMDLEGFADVLNDLSEVMGPGANAGYLKGLFERAYTEQSTLADATRYLVHEFFAEDGLVIVDGDEPSLKALFGRAMEREMKEKVTFNTSISAVQSLERYYHVQVNPREINLFYLDDRSRQRLEANDIGWHVVDRDKNFTPDSFDAERVEHPERFSPNVLMRPLYQEVILPNLAYIGGGAEVAYWMELKASFDEHDVPFPVLFLRNSALLISDKNDDKRQRLGIGYPELFQPTEEIVECCVSEHSNENLDFSEYRSMLEEMFGEMEEIARRTEKSFDGAVKAQRQKQLNGLDKLHKRLVKAEKRKHEQLAERIRDLKMALFSKGKLQERHDNFIPFYLEYGDEFKTGLIEHLDPFTFDFHILTERSES; via the coding sequence ATGAGTCGTTTCAAACTACATAAACTACCCGTTGAAGATACGCAGGCCTTTTCGAGCCTAGTGATCGATTACGCCAAAGACGACGAAAAGCTGCGCCAATTTTATGGCCTTCGGCCCGATGCGGAAGTCTTCGAAAAGCAGATGAAAGCGAAATCGCATTTCGACAGCGAACATCGTTATACCTTGGTCAAGGCCTTGACTGAACAATACGGGCGCCTCAAAAATGTGCAGGTCGATAGTGATCGGGTCGAAAAGAATGTGATCGCTCTCGAACACGCCAATACCTTCACAGTTACTACCGGGCATCAGCTAAACTTGTTTACTGGCCCGCTGTACTTTTGGTATAAGATCGTGCACGCGATCAACTTGGCGCGGCATTTGAAGAACAAGTACCCCGAGTATGACTTTGTTCCGGTGTACTGGATGGCCACTGAGGATCATGATTTCGATGAGATCAATCACATAAACCTTTTTGGCGGTACGCCGCGGTGGGATCGACCCGATGGGGGAGCAGTAGGCCGAATGGACCTCGAGGGCTTCGCCGATGTACTGAATGACCTCTCTGAGGTCATGGGCCCCGGAGCCAATGCCGGATACCTCAAGGGTCTCTTTGAACGCGCCTACACGGAGCAAAGCACGCTGGCCGATGCTACTCGATACCTCGTGCACGAGTTTTTTGCGGAGGACGGATTGGTGATCGTCGATGGAGACGAACCCTCGCTAAAAGCGCTTTTTGGAAGAGCAATGGAACGCGAGATGAAGGAAAAGGTGACCTTCAACACCTCGATATCCGCCGTTCAATCTTTGGAGCGTTATTACCACGTTCAGGTGAATCCACGGGAGATCAATTTGTTTTACCTCGATGACCGAAGTCGACAGCGTTTAGAGGCCAATGATATAGGTTGGCATGTCGTCGATCGCGACAAAAACTTCACGCCTGACTCCTTTGATGCGGAGCGAGTCGAACACCCGGAGCGATTCAGCCCCAATGTGTTGATGCGCCCCCTGTATCAAGAGGTGATTTTGCCCAACCTCGCGTATATAGGCGGTGGGGCAGAGGTGGCTTATTGGATGGAACTCAAAGCGTCGTTCGATGAACACGATGTGCCGTTCCCGGTGCTCTTTCTTCGAAATTCAGCACTGCTCATTTCTGATAAAAACGACGACAAACGTCAGCGCTTGGGGATTGGCTATCCAGAGTTGTTTCAGCCCACTGAAGAAATCGTAGAGTGCTGCGTATCCGAGCACAGTAACGAGAACCTCGACTTCTCAGAGTACCGGTCTATGCTTGAGGAAATGTTCGGCGAAATGGAGGAGATCGCCCGACGCACCGAAAAGAGCTTTGACGGAGCGGTAAAAGCGCAAAGGCAAAAGCAACTAAACGGTCTCGATAAATTGCACAAGCGACTGGTCAAGGCCGAAAAAAGAAAGCACGAGCAACTTGCAGAACGCATCAGAGACCTTAAAATGGCCCTCTTCTCGAAGGGAAAACTTCAAGAGCGCCACGACAATTTCATCCCTTTTTATCTGGAGTATGGTGATGAGTTCAAAACGGGTCTGATCGAACACCTCGATCCATTTACATTCGACTTTCACATTCTTACAGAACGCAGCGAAAGCTGA
- a CDS encoding peptidoglycan synthetase, translating into MNVHFIAIGGSAMHNLALALQASGHRVTGSDDHIFEPGKGRLRDAGLLPPTEGWETERITEDLDAVILGMHAHADNPELARAQELGLSIYSYPEFLYHQSQDKTRVVIAGSHGKTTITSMILHVLGYHELETDFLVGAQLAGYDVMVRISPQAEFMLLEGDEYLSSPIDRRPKFLHYRPNVALLSGVAWDHVNVFPTFEDYLDQFRQFLMVIEPGGAVIYNEEDEHVQRLVEETPNEIKRFPYSTPKYHVDGEQCVLETFMGDLPLKIFGKHNLNNLEGARWICNQMGVTDEQFYEAIQTFSGASRRMELLAKNDDIAVYRDFAHAPSKVAATVKAVRELYPGHRFIAALELHTYSSLQTKFMPEYRGSLHAADEALVYYNPAAVEAKRLPAITPEQVRKAFDNPDIAVYDDSKALFSRLDEPFDGGTVVLLMSSGNFNNIDLPAWAKVRAE; encoded by the coding sequence GTGAACGTACATTTCATCGCCATTGGCGGATCGGCCATGCACAACCTCGCATTGGCACTTCAGGCTTCGGGGCACCGGGTAACCGGCTCCGACGATCATATCTTCGAACCCGGTAAAGGTCGTTTGCGGGATGCAGGATTATTACCTCCTACGGAGGGATGGGAAACTGAGCGGATCACCGAAGACCTCGATGCCGTTATTCTCGGTATGCACGCTCATGCCGATAACCCCGAGCTCGCCAGAGCTCAGGAGTTGGGGCTCAGCATTTACAGCTATCCGGAATTCTTGTACCATCAAAGTCAGGACAAGACCCGTGTGGTCATTGCCGGGTCGCACGGAAAAACCACCATTACCAGCATGATCCTTCATGTGCTGGGGTATCATGAGCTGGAAACCGATTTTTTGGTCGGAGCACAATTGGCGGGCTACGACGTGATGGTGAGAATCTCGCCGCAGGCGGAATTCATGCTACTCGAAGGCGACGAATACCTGAGTTCGCCCATCGATCGACGACCGAAGTTCTTGCATTACCGGCCCAATGTAGCATTGCTCTCTGGCGTTGCCTGGGATCATGTGAACGTGTTCCCGACCTTCGAAGATTACCTCGATCAGTTTCGGCAGTTCCTCATGGTCATTGAACCGGGTGGCGCGGTAATTTACAACGAGGAGGATGAGCATGTGCAACGCCTGGTCGAAGAAACTCCCAACGAGATCAAACGCTTCCCCTACAGTACTCCGAAATACCATGTGGATGGTGAGCAATGTGTGCTTGAGACGTTCATGGGCGATCTTCCGCTCAAGATCTTTGGAAAGCACAACCTGAACAACCTCGAAGGAGCGCGCTGGATCTGCAATCAGATGGGGGTGACCGACGAACAGTTTTACGAGGCCATTCAGACCTTTAGCGGTGCCAGTAGGCGCATGGAGCTCCTCGCCAAGAACGATGATATCGCCGTGTATCGCGATTTCGCACATGCGCCGAGCAAGGTGGCCGCAACCGTAAAGGCCGTTCGAGAGCTGTACCCCGGACACCGATTCATTGCGGCGCTCGAACTGCATACCTACAGCAGTTTGCAAACGAAATTCATGCCCGAATACCGAGGTTCCCTCCATGCGGCCGATGAAGCGTTGGTGTATTATAATCCGGCCGCGGTCGAAGCGAAGCGCCTGCCAGCCATCACGCCCGAACAGGTTCGCAAGGCCTTCGATAACCCGGATATCGCAGTCTACGACGATTCTAAAGCCCTTTTTAGCCGCTTGGATGAACCCTTCGACGGCGGCACCGTTGTACTCCTCATGAGCTCCGGAAACTTCAATAATATCGATTTACCCGCTTGGGCCAAGGTTCGGGCCGAATGA